A section of the Stenotrophomonas acidaminiphila genome encodes:
- a CDS encoding ABC transporter ATP-binding protein: protein MISLRNFALRRGERLLLSNVDLTLHAGYRVGVVGRNGAGKSSLFAAVRGELEADKGDVSLPGKIRIADVAQETPALPDRAIDFVLGGDDVVAAVLAEEAAATAREDWEAVADAHQKMAELGAYDAEARAGRLLHGLGFPAETHARPVAAFSGGWRARLNLARALMMPSDLLLLDEPTNHLDLDAVYWLEQWLLKYPGTLLLISHDREFLDNVATHTLHLHGGSARLYTGGYTDFERQRAEHLRQQQIAHEKEQAERAHLQSFIDRFKAQASKATQAQSRMKRLAKMTGTEAVRAEREFRIEFSEPAKLPFSLIRLNHVAAGYGQDAVILKDVGFGLEAGQRVGLLGPNGAGKTTLVKTLVGDLPPLAGERSAHPDMKIGYFAQHTVESLREGATPMDHFREIDPDGVNQNFRDFLGKWNFPGDRAFEPVDGFSGGERARLALALIAWQQPNVLLLDEPTNHLDLEMREALAEALSVFEGAIVMVSHDRHLIGLVCDTFWRVADGVVEPFAGDLDEYAAWLRTRASAQGARSKADRADKGAKPAEPAPAPVAAPPVPAKKPVNPHKLEAAEKKVEQLGAALADIDRQLADPGNYADAAKMGRLGSEREVLAQQLEQAEAAWMELLD from the coding sequence ATGATTTCCCTTCGTAATTTCGCCCTGCGCCGGGGCGAGCGCCTGCTGTTGTCCAACGTCGACCTCACCCTGCATGCCGGCTACCGCGTGGGCGTGGTGGGGCGCAACGGCGCTGGCAAGTCCAGCCTGTTCGCCGCGGTGCGCGGCGAGCTGGAAGCCGACAAGGGGGACGTGTCGCTGCCGGGCAAGATCCGCATCGCCGACGTGGCCCAGGAAACCCCGGCGCTGCCCGACCGCGCCATCGACTTCGTGCTCGGCGGCGACGACGTGGTGGCCGCGGTACTGGCCGAGGAAGCCGCGGCGACCGCGCGCGAGGACTGGGAAGCGGTCGCCGATGCGCACCAGAAGATGGCCGAGCTGGGCGCGTACGACGCCGAGGCGCGCGCCGGCAGGTTGCTGCACGGCCTGGGCTTCCCGGCCGAGACCCACGCCCGCCCGGTGGCGGCGTTCTCCGGCGGCTGGCGCGCGCGCCTGAACCTGGCGCGCGCGCTGATGATGCCCAGCGACCTGCTGCTGCTCGACGAACCCACCAACCACCTCGACCTGGACGCGGTGTACTGGCTGGAACAGTGGCTGCTCAAGTACCCGGGCACGCTGCTGCTGATCTCGCACGACCGCGAATTCCTCGACAACGTCGCCACCCACACCCTGCACCTGCACGGCGGCAGCGCGCGGCTGTACACCGGCGGTTACACCGATTTCGAGCGCCAGCGCGCCGAGCACCTGCGCCAGCAGCAGATCGCGCACGAAAAGGAACAGGCCGAGCGCGCCCACCTGCAGAGCTTCATCGACCGCTTCAAGGCACAGGCCAGCAAGGCCACCCAGGCGCAGAGCCGCATGAAGCGCCTGGCCAAGATGACCGGTACCGAGGCGGTGCGCGCCGAGCGCGAATTCCGCATCGAGTTCTCCGAGCCGGCCAAGCTGCCGTTCTCGCTGATCCGTCTGAACCACGTCGCGGCCGGCTACGGCCAGGACGCGGTGATCCTGAAGGATGTCGGCTTCGGCCTGGAGGCGGGCCAGCGCGTGGGCCTGCTCGGCCCGAACGGCGCCGGCAAGACCACCCTGGTCAAGACCCTGGTGGGCGACCTGCCGCCGCTGGCCGGCGAGCGCAGCGCGCACCCGGACATGAAGATCGGCTACTTCGCCCAGCACACGGTGGAGTCGCTGCGCGAGGGCGCCACGCCGATGGACCACTTCCGCGAGATCGACCCGGACGGCGTCAACCAGAACTTCCGCGACTTCCTCGGCAAGTGGAACTTCCCCGGCGACCGCGCGTTCGAGCCGGTGGACGGTTTCTCCGGCGGCGAGCGCGCGCGCCTGGCGCTGGCGCTGATCGCCTGGCAGCAGCCCAACGTGCTGCTGCTCGACGAGCCGACCAACCACCTGGACCTGGAAATGCGCGAGGCGCTGGCCGAGGCGCTGAGCGTGTTCGAGGGCGCCATCGTCATGGTCTCGCACGACCGCCACCTGATCGGGCTGGTCTGCGACACCTTCTGGCGCGTGGCCGACGGCGTGGTCGAGCCGTTCGCCGGCGACCTCGACGAGTACGCCGCGTGGCTGCGCACCCGCGCCAGCGCGCAGGGCGCGCGCAGCAAGGCCGACCGCGCCGACAAGGGCGCAAAGCCGGCCGAACCGGCGCCTGCGCCGGTGGCCGCGCCGCCGGTGCCGGCGAAGAAGCCGGTCAACCCGCACAAGCTGGAGGCGGCCGAGAAGAAGGTCGAGCAGCTGGGCGCGGCGCTGGCCGATATCGACCGCCAGCTGGCCGACCCGGGCAACTACGCCGATGCGGCGAAGATGGGCCGGCTCGGCAGCGAGCGCGAGGTGCTCGCGCAGCAGCTGGAGCAGGCCGAAGCAGCGTGGATGGAGCTGCTCGACTAG
- a CDS encoding LysR family transcriptional regulator produces the protein MIRPQLPLNALRAFEAAARHLNFTRAALELCVSQAALSHQIRTLEDRLQVTLFHRLPRGVALTDEGAALQPVLTEAFDRIAIALDRFAGGRFREVLTVGVVGTFATGWLLPRLGDFEAAHPDIELRLQTHNNRIDLAGEGLDLAIRFGNGDWQGQACTPILDAPFAPVCAPTLARRLRQPRDLAGVPLLRSYRNDEWPCWLQAAGVAGVEARGPVFDSSLALASAAAAGAGVALLPLRMFEQDLADGRLLQPFAQTLSLGRYWLTRLRSREEREPLRRFRQWLQAQGHA, from the coding sequence ATGATCCGCCCCCAGCTGCCGCTCAACGCCCTGCGCGCCTTCGAGGCGGCCGCGCGCCACCTCAACTTCACCCGCGCGGCGCTGGAGCTGTGCGTCAGCCAGGCCGCGCTGAGCCACCAGATCCGCACCCTGGAAGACCGCCTGCAGGTCACGCTGTTCCACCGGTTGCCACGCGGGGTGGCGCTCACCGACGAGGGCGCGGCGCTGCAGCCGGTGCTCACCGAGGCGTTCGACCGCATCGCCATCGCCCTGGACCGCTTCGCCGGCGGCCGTTTCCGGGAAGTGCTCACGGTGGGCGTGGTCGGCACCTTCGCCACCGGCTGGCTGCTGCCGCGGCTGGGCGATTTCGAGGCCGCGCACCCGGATATCGAACTGCGCCTGCAGACCCACAACAACCGCATCGACCTGGCCGGCGAAGGGCTGGACCTGGCGATCCGCTTCGGCAACGGCGACTGGCAGGGCCAGGCCTGCACGCCGATCCTCGATGCGCCGTTCGCGCCGGTCTGCGCGCCCACGTTGGCGCGGCGCCTGCGACAGCCGCGCGACCTGGCGGGGGTGCCCTTGCTGCGCTCCTACCGCAACGACGAATGGCCGTGCTGGCTGCAGGCCGCGGGGGTGGCCGGGGTGGAAGCGCGCGGACCGGTGTTCGATTCCTCGCTGGCCCTGGCCAGCGCCGCCGCGGCGGGTGCCGGGGTGGCGCTGCTGCCGCTGCGCATGTTCGAGCAGGACCTGGCCGACGGGCGCCTGCTGCAGCCCTTCGCGCAGACCCTGTCGCTGGGCCGCTACTGGCTCACGCGGCTGCGCTCGCGCGAAGAACGCGAGCCACTGCGGCGCTTCCGCCAGTGGCTGCAGGCGCAGGGCCACGCATAG